One region of Erwinia tracheiphila genomic DNA includes:
- a CDS encoding hemolysin family protein — protein sequence MLDSMLLILLLISISSFFSLSEISLAAARKIKLKLLADEGNTNAQRVLKMQESPGMFFTVVQIGLNAVAILGGIVGDSAFSPAFRQLFNRFVNPPLAEQLSFICSFTLVTSLFILFADLFPKRLGMIAPEMIALKIINPMRFCLLIFRPLVWFFNGGANIIFHLFKIPLVRKDDITSDDIYAVVEAGALAGVLRKQEHELIENVFELESRTVPSSMTSRENVIWFDLHEDEASLKEKIANHPHSKFLVCNEGIDHIIGYVDSKELLLRVLGHQSMALNSGVQIRSALIVPDTLTLSEALESFKTAGEDFAVIMNEYALVVGIITLNDVMTTLMGDLVGQGMEEQIVARDENSWLVEGGTPIDDVMRVLDIDEFPQSGNYETIGGFMMYMLRKIPKRTDFVKFHGYKFEVVDIDSYRIDQLLVTRVDARPAAVLNKQEEGTTES from the coding sequence ATGTTAGATAGCATGCTTCTCATCTTACTGCTGATTTCTATCAGCTCATTTTTTTCCCTGTCAGAAATTTCTCTGGCCGCAGCACGTAAAATTAAGCTCAAGCTGCTGGCAGATGAGGGAAATACCAATGCCCAGCGAGTCCTTAAAATGCAGGAATCACCCGGTATGTTTTTTACCGTGGTGCAAATTGGCCTGAACGCGGTGGCTATCCTTGGCGGTATTGTGGGCGACTCGGCCTTTTCTCCCGCCTTCAGGCAGCTTTTTAACCGTTTTGTTAACCCGCCGCTGGCAGAGCAGTTGAGCTTTATCTGCTCTTTTACCCTGGTCACCAGCCTGTTTATCCTGTTCGCTGACCTTTTCCCCAAACGGCTTGGCATGATTGCACCGGAAATGATTGCGCTGAAAATCATTAATCCTATGCGCTTTTGCCTGCTGATCTTTCGGCCTCTGGTATGGTTTTTTAACGGCGGCGCTAACATTATTTTCCACCTCTTTAAAATCCCGCTGGTGCGCAAAGACGATATTACGTCTGACGATATTTATGCCGTAGTGGAGGCAGGCGCACTTGCCGGCGTCTTACGCAAACAGGAACACGAGCTGATTGAAAACGTGTTTGAGCTGGAATCGCGTACGGTGCCCTCTTCAATGACCTCACGGGAAAACGTGATCTGGTTCGATCTGCACGAAGATGAAGCCAGCCTTAAAGAAAAGATTGCCAATCATCCACACTCCAAGTTTTTGGTCTGTAATGAAGGCATTGACCATATTATCGGCTATGTCGATTCTAAAGAGTTACTGCTGAGGGTGCTGGGCCATCAGAGTATGGCATTAAATAGCGGTGTGCAGATCCGCTCCGCGCTGATTGTTCCAGACACGCTGACCTTATCAGAAGCGCTGGAGAGTTTTAAGACTGCCGGGGAAGATTTTGCGGTAATCATGAATGAATACGCGCTGGTTGTCGGCATAATCACACTGAATGATGTCATGACGACACTCATGGGCGATTTGGTTGGTCAGGGCATGGAAGAACAAATCGTTGCACGTGATGAAAATTCCTGGTTGGTGGAAGGGGGAACACCGATTGACGATGTAATGCGCGTGCTGGACATTGATGAGTTTCCGCAGTCCGGCAACTATGAAACCATCGGCGGCTTTATGATGTATATGCTACGTAAAATCCCCAAACGTACCGATTTCGTCAAGTTTCACGGCTACAAGTTTGAGGTAGTGGATATCGACAGCTATCGTATCGATCAGCTGCTGGTCACCCGGGTAGATGCGCGCCCTGCTGCAGTACTGAATAAACAGGAAGAAGGCACAACGGAAAGTTAG
- the hflC gene encoding protease modulator HflC, whose product MRKSLILLLVFLLVVLYASLFAVQEGQRGIVMRFGKVLRDGDNKPLVYEPGLHFKIPFMESVKSLDARIQTMDNQADRFVTKEKKDLIVDSYIKWRISDFSRYYLATGGGDVSQAEVLLKRKFSDRLRSEIGRLDVKDIVTDSRGRLTTDVRGALNTGSSGQDDEVATPAADDAIASVAARVDRETTGKEPAVNPNSMAALGIQVMDVRIKQINLPTEVSDAIYNRMRAEREAVARSQRSQGQEEAEKLRATADYEVTRTLAEAQRTALITRGEGDAEAAKLFADAFSQDPDFYAFIRSLRAYENSFRSNQDVMVLSPDSDFFRFMKSPATSANSH is encoded by the coding sequence ATGCGTAAGTCATTAATATTATTGCTTGTTTTTTTGCTGGTGGTGCTTTATGCCTCGCTGTTTGCTGTGCAGGAAGGCCAGCGTGGCATCGTGATGCGTTTCGGTAAGGTTTTGCGCGACGGTGACAATAAACCGCTGGTATATGAACCCGGTCTGCACTTTAAGATTCCTTTCATGGAATCAGTAAAGTCGCTGGATGCACGTATTCAAACTATGGATAACCAGGCAGATCGTTTTGTTACCAAAGAGAAAAAAGATCTGATCGTTGATTCTTATATCAAATGGCGGATCAGTGACTTCAGCCGTTACTACCTTGCAACAGGCGGTGGTGATGTTTCACAAGCGGAAGTGCTGTTGAAGCGTAAATTCAGCGACCGCCTGCGTTCAGAAATTGGACGTCTTGATGTGAAAGATATCGTGACTGATTCTCGTGGACGTTTAACTACGGACGTGCGCGGTGCGCTGAATACCGGAAGCTCGGGTCAGGATGATGAAGTTGCTACGCCAGCAGCAGATGATGCGATTGCATCGGTAGCAGCACGAGTGGATCGCGAGACGACCGGTAAGGAACCAGCAGTTAATCCTAACAGTATGGCTGCGCTGGGTATCCAGGTCATGGACGTTCGCATTAAACAGATTAATCTGCCGACCGAAGTATCTGATGCGATATACAATCGTATGCGTGCTGAACGAGAGGCTGTAGCGAGAAGTCAGCGTTCTCAGGGACAGGAAGAGGCGGAAAAGCTGCGTGCAACGGCTGACTATGAAGTTACCCGCACGCTGGCTGAAGCGCAGCGTACAGCGCTGATTACGCGCGGTGAAGGGGATGCTGAAGCGGCTAAGTTATTTGCCGATGCATTCAGTCAGGATCCGGACTTCTATGCGTTTATTCGCAGTCTGCGTGCTTATGAAAACAGCTTCAGAAGCAATCAGGATGTGATGGTGTTAAGCCCTGACAGCGATTTCTTCCGCTTTATGAAGTCGCCGGCCACCAGCGCGAATAGTCATTAA
- the hflK gene encoding FtsH protease activity modulator HflK, which yields MAWNQPGNNGQDRDPWGSSNNQGGNSGGNKGARDNGPPDLDDIFRKLSKKLGGFGGGKSDGQKTPGFGSRATGIVVAAAVVIWAGSGFYTIKEAERGVVTRFGKFSHLVEPGLNWKPTFVDEVRAVNVESVRELAASGTMLTSDENVVRVEMNVQYRVTNPERYLFAVTSADDSLRQATDSALRGVIGRSTMDRILTEGRTVVRSDTQRELEETIRPYDMGITLLDVNFQAARPPEEVKASFDDAIAARENREQYVREAEAYANEVQPRANGQAQRILEEARAYKTRTVLEAQGEVDRFARILPEYKSAPQITRERLYIETMERVLSHTRKVLVNDKGNSLMVLPMDQLMRGQTEAKATSSQESTSNNLFRMAPATSPGDAAGNSNSLNNSASFMDQRRENALRNNTQRAGGE from the coding sequence ATGGCGTGGAATCAGCCCGGTAACAACGGACAGGACCGCGACCCGTGGGGGAGCAGCAACAATCAAGGCGGCAACTCCGGGGGCAATAAAGGAGCACGGGATAACGGACCTCCTGATTTGGATGATATTTTTCGCAAGCTGAGTAAAAAGCTGGGTGGTTTTGGCGGTGGCAAAAGCGATGGGCAGAAAACTCCCGGCTTTGGCAGCCGCGCAACAGGTATTGTCGTTGCTGCTGCCGTAGTGATATGGGCTGGCAGCGGTTTTTATACCATTAAAGAAGCAGAGCGTGGCGTGGTGACCCGTTTTGGTAAGTTTAGTCATCTGGTGGAGCCGGGTCTGAACTGGAAACCCACCTTTGTCGATGAGGTTCGTGCAGTGAATGTCGAATCCGTGCGCGAACTGGCGGCTTCTGGCACCATGTTAACCTCGGATGAAAACGTGGTGCGGGTGGAGATGAACGTGCAGTATCGCGTGACGAACCCGGAGCGTTATCTGTTTGCAGTCACCAGTGCAGATGACAGTCTGCGTCAGGCAACAGACAGCGCATTACGAGGTGTTATTGGCCGTTCCACTATGGATCGTATTCTGACTGAAGGACGTACGGTAGTGCGTAGCGATACGCAGCGTGAACTGGAGGAAACCATTCGTCCTTACGACATGGGGATCACCCTGCTGGATGTTAACTTCCAGGCGGCACGCCCACCTGAAGAAGTAAAAGCATCATTTGATGATGCTATTGCCGCGCGTGAAAACCGTGAACAGTATGTCCGTGAGGCCGAGGCCTACGCCAACGAGGTTCAGCCAAGGGCCAACGGTCAGGCTCAACGTATCTTGGAAGAGGCTCGCGCTTATAAAACCCGCACCGTTCTGGAGGCGCAGGGCGAAGTGGATCGTTTCGCGCGCATCCTGCCAGAGTATAAATCTGCGCCTCAGATTACCCGTGAACGCCTGTATATCGAAACCATGGAGCGTGTACTCAGTCATACACGTAAAGTCCTGGTTAATGATAAAGGCAATAGCCTGATGGTGTTGCCAATGGATCAGCTGATGCGTGGACAGACGGAGGCTAAGGCAACAAGCTCGCAGGAGAGCACCAGCAACAATCTGTTTCGCATGGCACCAGCCACGAGTCCTGGCGATGCAGCCGGCAACAGCAATTCGTTGAATAATTCGGCCAGTTTCATGGATCAGCGTCGGGAAAATGCTCTGCGCAACAATACCCAGCGCGCAGGGGGAGAGTAA
- the mutL gene encoding DNA mismatch repair endonuclease MutL, with amino-acid sequence MPIQVLPPQLANQIAAGEVVERPASVVKELVENSLDAGATRVDIEIEKGGAKLIRIRDNGCGISKEDLAMALARHATSKIATLDDLEAIMSLGFRGEALASISSVSRLLLTSRTADQNEAWQAYAEGRDMAVSIKPAAHPPGSTVEVLDLFYNTPARRKFMRTEKTEFTHIDEIIRRIALARFDVSFSLSHNGKLVRQYRAVSETSQRERRLGSICGTTFLNHALAIEWQHGDLSLNGWVVDPTASGNVSDLQYCYVNGRMMRDRLINHAIRQSCQDKLTDDRQAAYVLYLQIDPHQVDVNVHPAKHEVRFHQSRLVHDFIYQGVSTALQQTVAATLTQRDEPIVGWQPENRQAAGANRFAVPPAPKTSVVQESQPPRYQPVISADAGTSQERWQRQTPVYQKREGSAYQQLLQTPVLPDETNRHAVSTQHDDAPADVGQAPLSGHSQSFGRLLTVVQGVYALVEGQERLALISLTVAERRLKEAQLAPGKDGLKAQPLLIPVRIKLEKSEHAALERYATLLIYMGIELLSDEQHVTLRGVPLPLRQQNLQNLIPELLGYLARHHDVSATQVAQWLARSTAVQQTGWNHSQAIALLAEVERLCPQLTTSPPSELLQHIDIEQAMNALKHD; translated from the coding sequence ATGCCGATTCAGGTGTTACCTCCTCAACTGGCTAATCAGATAGCCGCGGGTGAAGTGGTGGAGCGTCCCGCATCAGTGGTTAAAGAGCTGGTGGAAAACAGTCTGGACGCCGGGGCGACGCGAGTTGATATCGAGATTGAAAAAGGCGGGGCAAAACTGATCCGCATTCGTGATAACGGCTGTGGTATTAGCAAAGAAGACCTGGCAATGGCGTTGGCTCGTCATGCTACCAGTAAAATCGCCACGCTGGACGATCTTGAGGCCATTATGAGTCTGGGGTTTCGTGGCGAAGCGCTGGCCAGTATCAGTTCGGTATCACGCCTGCTGCTGACCTCACGCACGGCTGACCAAAATGAAGCCTGGCAGGCGTATGCAGAAGGACGCGACATGGCGGTGAGCATCAAACCGGCGGCTCATCCGCCTGGCTCTACCGTAGAGGTGCTGGATCTTTTTTACAATACGCCCGCTCGGCGTAAATTTATGCGCACTGAGAAAACCGAATTTACCCATATTGACGAAATCATTCGTCGTATCGCGCTGGCACGCTTTGATGTTTCCTTTTCGCTCAGTCATAACGGTAAGCTGGTGCGTCAATATCGCGCGGTAAGTGAAACCAGCCAGCGTGAGCGGCGTTTAGGTTCGATTTGCGGCACCACTTTTCTTAATCATGCGTTGGCAATTGAATGGCAACATGGCGATTTGAGCCTGAATGGCTGGGTTGTCGATCCGACCGCCTCAGGCAACGTGAGTGATTTGCAATACTGTTACGTCAATGGACGTATGATGCGCGACCGTCTGATCAATCATGCTATTCGTCAGTCCTGCCAGGACAAGTTAACGGATGATCGCCAGGCGGCATATGTACTCTATTTGCAGATCGATCCTCATCAGGTGGATGTCAACGTACATCCTGCGAAACATGAGGTGCGCTTTCATCAATCGCGGCTGGTACATGATTTCATTTATCAGGGCGTAAGCACTGCGCTTCAACAAACCGTTGCTGCAACCCTTACGCAGAGGGATGAGCCGATAGTGGGGTGGCAACCAGAGAACCGTCAGGCAGCGGGCGCCAACCGCTTTGCAGTTCCGCCTGCACCAAAAACGTCGGTTGTTCAGGAAAGTCAGCCCCCCCGTTATCAGCCCGTGATATCTGCGGATGCTGGCACGTCTCAGGAGCGCTGGCAGCGACAAACCCCCGTTTATCAAAAGCGTGAGGGCAGTGCCTATCAGCAATTGTTGCAAACCCCGGTGCTACCTGATGAGACAAATCGTCATGCCGTTTCCACGCAACATGATGATGCTCCAGCTGATGTCGGTCAGGCTCCGTTAAGTGGTCACAGTCAGAGTTTTGGACGTTTGCTGACGGTCGTGCAGGGCGTTTATGCCCTGGTCGAAGGACAAGAGCGTCTTGCACTGATTTCGCTGACGGTTGCGGAGCGTCGACTAAAGGAGGCACAGCTGGCACCAGGTAAAGATGGCCTGAAGGCACAGCCGCTGCTGATTCCGGTGCGCATAAAGTTGGAAAAGTCAGAACATGCTGCGTTAGAACGCTACGCTACCCTGCTGATATACATGGGAATCGAGCTTTTGTCCGATGAGCAGCATGTGACGCTGCGCGGTGTGCCTTTACCATTGCGGCAACAAAATTTACAAAACTTGATTCCAGAACTGCTAGGCTATCTCGCCCGACATCATGATGTGTCGGCAACCCAGGTAGCGCAATGGCTGGCACGTTCTACGGCAGTACAACAGACAGGTTGGAATCACTCGCAGGCGATAGCGCTACTGGCTGAAGTCGAAAGGCTTTGCCCGCAACTCACGACATCGCCACCCTCTGAATTATTGCAACATATTGATATTGAACAGGCGATGAACGCCCTGAAGCATGATTGA
- a CDS encoding DUF1107 domain-containing protein yields the protein MKIFQRYNPLQVAKYVKILFRGRFYIKDVGAFEFDKGRILMPRIKDKQHYSVMSEVNRQVLRLQSELN from the coding sequence ATGAAGATTTTTCAGCGATACAACCCGCTGCAGGTTGCTAAATACGTTAAGATATTGTTTCGTGGTAGGTTTTATATTAAAGATGTAGGTGCATTTGAGTTCGACAAAGGCAGGATTCTGATGCCGCGTATCAAAGATAAGCAGCACTACAGTGTGATGTCAGAAGTGAATCGCCAAGTGCTGCGTTTGCAAAGCGAGTTGAATTAA
- the cysQ gene encoding 3'(2'),5'-bisphosphate nucleotidase CysQ gives MLDKICQLARTAGTAIMKVYDGQQPLDVSHKSDNSPVTAADLAAHHVIVQGLTALSPDIPLLSEEDPASWKVRQHWQCYWLVDPLDGTKEFIKRNGEFTVNIALIEKGSPVLGVVYAPALDIMYSAANGKAWKEEGGHKTSIQVREARPPLVVVSRSHSNSELLDYLSQLGEHQTTAIGSSLKFCLVAEGKAQLYPRFGPTNIWDTGAGHAVAIAAGAHVHDWQGKTLDYTPRESFLNPGFRVSIF, from the coding sequence ATGCTGGATAAAATCTGTCAACTGGCCCGAACTGCAGGAACTGCCATTATGAAAGTATATGATGGGCAGCAGCCGCTGGATGTTTCTCATAAGTCTGATAACTCGCCGGTCACTGCTGCGGATCTTGCTGCCCATCATGTTATTGTGCAGGGACTGACGGCGTTATCTCCTGACATCCCGCTGCTTTCAGAAGAGGACCCGGCAAGCTGGAAAGTGCGGCAGCACTGGCAGTGCTACTGGCTGGTTGATCCCCTTGATGGCACAAAAGAGTTTATTAAGCGCAATGGAGAGTTCACGGTCAATATCGCACTGATTGAAAAAGGCAGCCCCGTGCTTGGCGTGGTTTATGCGCCAGCACTGGATATTATGTACTCTGCCGCCAACGGTAAGGCCTGGAAAGAAGAAGGGGGGCATAAAACGTCAATCCAGGTGCGGGAAGCCCGTCCTCCACTGGTGGTGGTAAGCCGCTCACATTCAAACAGTGAACTTCTGGACTATCTCAGTCAGTTGGGGGAACACCAGACTACCGCAATTGGTTCTTCACTGAAGTTTTGTCTGGTCGCCGAAGGTAAAGCACAACTCTACCCCCGCTTTGGACCTACGAATATCTGGGACACTGGTGCAGGTCACGCAGTGGCTATCGCTGCAGGTGCTCACGTTCATGACTGGCAGGGCAAAACGCTGGACTACACGCCTCGTGAGTCATTTCTCAACCCCGGTTTTCGCGTGTCTATCTTCTGA
- the miaA gene encoding tRNA (adenosine(37)-N6)-dimethylallyltransferase MiaA gives MIETGKAGRPKAIFLMGPTASGKTALAIALRQRLPVELISVDSALIYRGMDIGTAKPSPEEQRLAPHRLLDIRDPAEAYSAAEFRRDALAEMADITRSGRVPLLVGGTMLYYKALLDGLSPLPPADPEVRKRIELMALEQGWDALHRQLCRIDPVAGNRIHPNDPQRLSRALEVFFISGQTLTELTNTAGEVLPYDVIQFAIASQRRELIHQRIALRFQQMLTSGFETEARALYARGDLHTDMPSVRCVGYRQMWSYLAGDIDYDEMVYRGICATRQLAKRQMTWLRGWESVHWLDSEHPEVALATVLQVLSAKPG, from the coding sequence ATGATTGAAACAGGTAAGGCTGGCCGGCCAAAGGCTATTTTTTTGATGGGTCCCACTGCTTCTGGCAAAACCGCGCTGGCTATTGCTTTGCGTCAGCGACTGCCAGTCGAATTGATAAGCGTGGATTCTGCGCTGATTTATCGGGGAATGGATATTGGTACGGCTAAACCGTCCCCTGAAGAACAGCGGCTTGCACCTCATCGTTTGCTGGATATTCGCGATCCCGCCGAGGCCTATTCTGCAGCGGAATTTCGTCGGGATGCCCTTGCTGAAATGGCGGATATTACCCGTAGCGGGCGAGTTCCATTGCTTGTCGGCGGCACGATGCTCTATTACAAAGCATTACTGGATGGATTATCGCCGTTGCCCCCGGCAGATCCTGAGGTGCGTAAGCGTATTGAGCTGATGGCGCTGGAACAAGGATGGGATGCCCTTCATCGCCAGTTGTGTCGTATTGATCCGGTTGCCGGAAATCGTATTCATCCGAATGATCCTCAGAGGCTCTCGCGAGCACTGGAAGTTTTTTTTATTTCGGGTCAAACTTTAACGGAACTGACTAACACTGCGGGTGAAGTGCTACCGTATGATGTAATTCAGTTTGCGATTGCCTCTCAGCGACGCGAACTTATTCACCAGCGCATTGCGTTGCGTTTTCAGCAAATGTTGACGTCAGGATTTGAAACAGAAGCCCGGGCGCTCTATGCACGTGGTGATTTGCATACGGATATGCCTTCTGTTCGCTGTGTTGGTTACCGCCAAATGTGGTCATATCTGGCGGGCGACATTGATTACGACGAGATGGTTTATCGGGGAATTTGTGCAACCCGACAACTGGCCAAACGCCAGATGACCTGGCTTCGTGGTTGGGAGAGTGTGCACTGGCTTGATAGTGAACACCCTGAGGTCGCTTTGGCGACGGTGCTACAGGTTCTTAGTGCGAAGCCTGGGTGA
- the hfq gene encoding RNA chaperone Hfq, producing the protein MAKGQSLQDPFLNALRRERVPVSIYLVNGIKLQGQIESFDQFVILLKNTVSQMVYKHAISTVVPSRPVSHHSNNTGGGSNNYHHGGNNQGTSSQPQQDGEDAE; encoded by the coding sequence ATGGCTAAGGGGCAATCATTGCAAGATCCGTTCCTGAACGCATTGCGTCGTGAACGTGTTCCGGTTTCGATTTATTTGGTAAACGGTATCAAACTGCAGGGTCAGATCGAGTCGTTTGATCAATTTGTTATTTTATTGAAGAACACGGTGAGCCAGATGGTTTACAAGCATGCGATTTCCACCGTCGTTCCGTCCCGTCCGGTTTCCCATCATAGTAATAATACGGGTGGCGGAAGCAATAACTATCATCATGGCGGTAATAATCAGGGGACTTCTTCTCAGCCTCAGCAAGATGGTGAGGACGCAGAATAA
- the tamA gene encoding autotransporter assembly complex protein TamA, which yields MCYLFCLFSVVPCAQAVTVRLQVTGLSGDLQKNVRARLSTIAGDEVTADGRFRARVNEAIKEGLKALGYYEPEIAFELQPPPPGGRRPVLLAKVTPGEPVILAGETVILRGGASKDPDYLALRGTGRGKIGKVLNHGDYDSFKSVLSNMALRKGYFDADYSKSQLAVSVQRRQAFWDIDYNSGDRYRFGDVSFEGSQVREEYLQNLVPFKKGDYYNSRQLAELNRRLSASGWFNSVVVSPQFDQACTSKVLPLHGVLSPRTENTIETGVGYSTDVGPRVKATWKRPWVNTYGHSFSTSANISAPEQQLDFSYKIPLLKAPIEQYYLLQGGLKRTDLNDTQADSSTLAASRYWEADSGWQRAVNLHWSLGHFTQANVTNTTMLIYPGVSINRTRSRGGLMPDWGDSQRYSLDVSDTSWGSDIDFAVVQAQNVWIRTLAEKHRFVMRGNLGWIETNSFERVPPDLRFFAGGDRSIRGYKYKGISPRDDDGKLTGASKLATGSLEYQYNVSGKWWGAVFVDSGEAVNDIKQSNFKTGVGFGVRWQSPVGPVKLDIARPIRDDENRDIQFYIGLGPEL from the coding sequence ATGTGTTACCTGTTTTGCCTGTTCTCTGTCGTGCCTTGCGCTCAGGCAGTGACTGTGCGTTTGCAGGTGACAGGATTGTCCGGGGATCTACAAAAAAATGTCCGTGCGCGGCTTTCTACCATTGCGGGCGATGAAGTGACCGCTGATGGTCGCTTTCGTGCCCGCGTTAATGAGGCTATAAAAGAAGGGCTGAAAGCGCTTGGTTATTATGAGCCGGAGATCGCGTTTGAGCTTCAGCCGCCGCCGCCTGGCGGCAGGCGTCCCGTTTTGCTGGCGAAAGTAACGCCGGGTGAGCCGGTAATTCTGGCGGGTGAAACGGTGATTTTGCGGGGCGGGGCCAGCAAAGACCCTGATTATCTTGCGCTGCGTGGCACCGGTCGGGGAAAAATCGGCAAAGTATTGAACCACGGTGATTACGACAGTTTTAAAAGTGTGTTGAGCAATATGGCACTGCGCAAGGGGTATTTTGATGCGGATTACAGCAAAAGCCAGCTGGCCGTCTCTGTTCAGCGACGGCAGGCCTTCTGGGATATCGACTACAACAGCGGAGATCGTTATCGTTTTGGCGACGTCAGCTTCGAAGGCTCGCAGGTTCGTGAAGAGTACCTGCAAAATCTGGTGCCATTTAAAAAAGGTGATTATTACAACTCGCGGCAGCTGGCGGAGTTAAACCGTCGTCTGTCTGCCAGCGGATGGTTTAATTCGGTTGTCGTGTCCCCACAGTTTGATCAAGCCTGCACAAGTAAAGTTCTGCCGCTGCACGGTGTCCTCAGCCCACGCACTGAAAATACCATCGAAACTGGCGTAGGTTATTCCACTGATGTTGGACCTCGCGTTAAGGCGACCTGGAAACGACCTTGGGTGAATACCTACGGGCACAGTTTTAGCACCAGTGCCAACATTTCTGCACCGGAGCAGCAGCTTGACTTCAGCTATAAAATTCCGTTGCTCAAGGCACCCATCGAGCAGTATTACCTGTTGCAGGGTGGACTGAAAAGAACCGACCTGAACGATACTCAGGCTGATTCATCAACGCTGGCTGCTTCACGTTATTGGGAAGCCGACTCTGGCTGGCAGCGGGCTGTGAATCTGCACTGGAGCCTTGGCCACTTTACCCAGGCGAACGTGACCAATACCACCATGCTGATTTACCCCGGTGTCAGTATCAACCGAACCCGTTCCCGAGGCGGGTTGATGCCGGACTGGGGAGATTCACAGCGTTACTCACTTGATGTCTCTGACACCAGTTGGGGGTCGGATATTGATTTTGCCGTGGTGCAGGCGCAGAACGTCTGGATCCGCACGCTGGCAGAAAAACACCGTTTTGTGATGCGTGGTAATCTTGGCTGGATTGAAACCAATAGTTTTGAGCGTGTTCCCCCGGATCTGCGTTTCTTCGCGGGGGGCGATCGCAGCATTCGTGGTTACAAATATAAAGGAATCTCTCCACGCGATGACGACGGCAAACTGACCGGAGCGTCAAAACTGGCTACTGGTTCGCTGGAATATCAGTATAACGTCAGTGGCAAATGGTGGGGGGCGGTGTTTGTCGATTCCGGGGAGGCCGTCAACGACATTAAACAGAGTAATTTTAAAACCGGTGTCGGTTTTGGTGTGCGCTGGCAGTCGCCCGTCGGGCCTGTCAAGCTGGATATCGCCCGCCCGATACGCGATGACGAAAACCGTGATATACAGTTCTATATCGGATTGGGGCCTGAGCTATGA
- the hflX gene encoding ribosome rescue GTPase HflX yields MFDRYDAGEQAVLVHIYFSQEKDTEDLQEFESLASSAGVCALRVVIGSRKVPHPKYFVGEGKAIEIAEAVKSSGASVVLFDHSLSPAQERNLEKLCECRVIDRTGLILDIFAQRARTHEGKLQVELAQLRHLATRLVRGWTHLERQKGGIGLRGPGETQLETDRRLLRNRITLILSRLERVEKQREQGRQARHKADIATISLVGYTNAGKSTLFNRLTSADVYAADQLFATLDPTLRRIDVADVGEVVLADTVGFIRHLPHDLVAAFKATLQETRQAMLLMHVIDAADLRINENIAAVEEVLTEIESDEIPTLQVMNKIDMLEDFVPRIDRNEENLPVRVWLSAQTGEGIPLLFQALTERLAGEIAEYKLRLPPETGRLRSRFYQLQAIVKEWNEDDGSVGLAVRMPVVDWRRLCKQEPELVNYII; encoded by the coding sequence TTGTTTGACCGTTATGATGCTGGTGAGCAGGCCGTACTGGTACACATTTATTTTTCCCAGGAAAAAGACACGGAAGACCTTCAGGAATTTGAAAGTCTGGCCTCTTCCGCGGGTGTCTGTGCGTTACGTGTGGTCATAGGCAGCCGTAAGGTGCCACATCCTAAATATTTTGTCGGCGAAGGGAAGGCCATCGAGATCGCTGAAGCAGTGAAATCCAGTGGTGCCTCCGTCGTGCTGTTCGATCATTCACTGAGTCCCGCTCAGGAACGAAATCTGGAGAAGCTGTGTGAATGTCGCGTGATTGACCGTACCGGGTTAATTCTCGATATTTTTGCCCAGCGCGCACGTACCCATGAAGGTAAATTGCAGGTGGAGCTGGCTCAACTCCGCCACCTTGCTACCCGTTTGGTTCGCGGCTGGACCCATCTGGAACGTCAGAAAGGGGGGATCGGGCTTCGTGGGCCGGGAGAAACTCAGCTTGAAACCGATCGTCGTTTACTGCGCAACCGTATTACTCTGATCCTGTCTCGCCTGGAGCGGGTGGAAAAGCAGCGAGAACAAGGCAGGCAGGCTCGTCACAAAGCGGATATTGCGACGATATCGCTGGTTGGTTACACCAACGCAGGTAAATCGACCTTATTTAACCGCCTGACTTCGGCAGATGTCTATGCTGCCGATCAGCTTTTCGCTACGCTGGACCCGACGCTGCGCCGGATTGATGTCGCCGATGTGGGTGAGGTGGTGTTAGCTGATACGGTGGGTTTTATCCGTCACCTGCCGCACGATCTGGTTGCCGCTTTCAAAGCAACTCTGCAGGAAACCCGTCAGGCCATGCTGCTGATGCATGTGATTGATGCAGCCGATCTGCGTATTAATGAAAATATCGCGGCGGTGGAAGAGGTTCTGACAGAAATAGAATCAGATGAAATCCCCACCCTGCAAGTCATGAATAAAATCGACATGTTGGAGGACTTTGTTCCCAGAATTGATCGTAACGAAGAGAATTTACCTGTTCGCGTCTGGCTGTCCGCGCAAACTGGTGAGGGCATTCCACTGCTGTTTCAGGCGTTAACTGAGCGTCTGGCCGGTGAGATTGCCGAATATAAATTGCGTTTGCCGCCAGAAACCGGGCGGCTACGCAGTCGTTTTTATCAATTGCAGGCAATCGTAAAAGAGTGGAATGAAGACGACGGCAGCGTAGGTTTGGCCGTACGTATGCCAGTTGTCGACTGGCGGCGACTGTGTAAACAGGAACCTGAGCTGGTGAATTACATTATTTAG